ATTAAAAACTAACTAACGTACGTTAGTATGAATAACTGCATTTAAAAACTTCAAATAGTTTTTCAAGTAAACATTGGTTTTAGATCAATTTTAAATTGTAAACTTAAATAGTACAGTACGATTTAGATTTCTTGATAAGTAGCTTTTTATTTATAACCACCGGCATGGGTGATATTGTTTCAATATTTACAACACTATTAGCACCTGACCAAATCAACCGGAATAAAACACCTGGATCTACCATTGCTAAATTGAAAACTATAGCTGAATAAGCTAGGTGTTAGCTTTAACAATTGCAGTTTTTAAGAAACAGAGCCGGAGATTGGATGATATCAAAAATCCGATGAGAATTACCTATTTAACTGTGTCCATAACATATCCTTTAATTCCTCAAGACCTTTTTGCTGAACTGAGGAAATGAAAACCACGGGTAGATCTGAAGGTAAATCTTTTTTAATGAGGTCTTGCCATTCCGGTTCTACGATATCCATTTTGGTGATGGCAAGTAAGCGCGGTTTATCTAGGAGTTCGGGACTGTATTGCTCTAATTCATTCAGTAGAATGCTGTAGTCCTTCTGTATATTTTCACGATCACAGGGAATCATAAACAATAAAACACTATTTCGTTCGATATGTCGTATAAATCGTAAACCAAGTCCCTTGCCTAAGTGTGCATCTTCGATAATTCCAGGAATATCAGCCATTACAAAGGATTTCCCTTCTCGGTAAGCTACAATTCCCAGATTAGGTACCAGGGTAGTAAAAGCGTAATCAGCTATTTTGGGTTTAGCAGCAGAAAGCACTGAAAGCAAGGTGGATTTTCCAGCATTTGGAAATCCAACCAATCCTACGTCTGCTAAAATTTTTAATTCGAGAATTTTCCATCCTTCCTGGCCTTCCTCGCCGGGTTGTGCATAATCAGGTGCCTGGTGAGTAGGAGACTTGAAAAAAGTATTGCCCATGCCGCCTCTCCCTCCGGGCATTAAAATTTGTTCTTCACCGTGTTCAGTGATTTCAACTTCCTTGTTTCCTGTTTCAGCGTCAATGGCAACGGTACCCAGAGGAACTTCAATAATCATATCTTCTCCTTCAGCGCCGGTTCTGTTATTTTCACCTCCGTTTTCTCCGGGCACCGCATAAATATGTTTCCGGTATTTTAAATGGAGCAAAGTCCAAAGTTGTGAATTCCCCTTTAAAATTACATGGCCGCCTCTTCCACCATTTCCACCGTCAGGTCCTCCTTTCGGATTATGTTTGCTGCGAAAGAAATGGACAAAACCTGCACCACCTTTCCCGGAACGAAAGAGTATTTTTACATAATCGACAAAATTTTGTTCGGCCATTTATGATTATAATTAAATGAGTGGATCGACCATTGCACACAATCTACTAAAAATTTCATGGATACTTCCGACTCCATGAATTTTATGTGACTTTTCAAAATGGGCATAGTGTTCATACACAATCGCGGTTTCCTGATAATAGACCTGGATTCTCTTGCGTATGACCTCCTCGTTGCTGTCATCTGGTCTGCCAGAAGTGAGCCCTCTATGGAGCAGTCGTTTCACGATTTCGTCCTCAGGAACTTCTAATGCCAGTAATACACTGATTTCTTCTCCTTTTTCACATAACATTTCATCGAGTGCATCAGCCTGTGCAGATGTTCTGGGAAAGCCATCATAAATAACTCCTTTGACATCAGGCATGGATTCCACTTTTCTTTTAAGCATAGCAATGGTGACTTCGTCAGGTACCAATTGTCCTTTGCTCATGTATTCCAGTGCTTTTAGACCCAGTTCTGTTTTTTGCGATGTTTCACTTCTAAAAAGATCACCGGTTGAAATATGGGCCAAACCATATTTTACAATGAGATTTTCTGCTTGTGTACCTTTTCCACTTCCGGGAGGTCCAAACAATATAATATGAATCATTTTTTAAAATTAAGGCGCAAAGATAAGAGGGAGTTGGAGTTATCAATCATATGTCAGGCTAAATGGCTGTCCATTTAGAATACATTTACATTGGTCAGAATCATTTCAATAGACTGACGTTGCCTTTTTTGAATATCCTACGTCCTTCACAATCAAATTGGAGAAAATAAGCAAAAACATCAGGATGCAGGGTTTTCCCCCGGTATCTGCCATCCCAGTAAATGTTTTGGTCTGCAGTTTCAAAGACAATTTCACCCCAACGGTTAGCAATTCTTAAATTAAAATTTTCCAAAATTGGGCCACGTATCCTGAAATAATCATTCGATTGGTCGCCATTCGGAGAGAATGCATTTGGAATACCTATGGGCAATTGCTCGCAATCGGTAACTATTAAACGGACCAAAACATCAAGCGCATGTTTGCAGCCCAAAGAATCTGTTATGATGACGGTGTATAATGTATTTTTTGTTGGGCTGGCCAAAGGACTTGAACAGTCGGTACAACTCAAATCCTGGGCGGGCATCCATTCGTACCGATATCCCGGAGTCACATATAATGATGCCTTGTCTCCTGCCTGGATAAGCGTATCCGGACTGATCTGAAATCGCGTCGTATCACTATTAAAATAGAAATCAAATGTATCTGTACTCGAACATGCATCATCATTTGTATAATGCAAAACATACCTCACGGGATTGCTCACATTTATTTTTTGTAGAATCTGCTTTGGATTTATGATTGCAGGGCCTGACCAAAAAATGTTTTTACGCGATCCGCCATCTAAAATGATGTCTTGATTTCTGCAAACTTCCTCAATGGTATAAAGCCCTTCTGTCGGAGGAAAGTTTAGTATTTTATAAGTATAGATCCGCTTGCAGTTTTCATTTTCCGATAATTCCAATACAAAACTATCAACAAGAACCTGTTTAATTGCATTCGAAAAATACCATTGTTGCTGACATGTATCACATGCAGATGGGCTCATGGTCCATTTATAATTTTTCGCCAGGTGAAAAGTATTGCCCAATAAAAGAGAATCGCCGAAACACAAACTATCACAAAAGGTATAAATTTGAATCGAGTTGATCGCGGCATGTAAAGTATCACCTTGGCAAATACACGGATTTTTTAATATGGATAAAATATAATGGCAACTTAAAGTATTGGGTATCTGGATACTCGCCTTATGGTTATAGCGGGAATTCGTTTTCAAAAGGTCTGCGGAAAAATTAAAGATATGCACCAGCGAATCATTTGTTTGAAGCACACTGGTTTGTTCACGATCTATGAATAAACCAACGCACAAAACCGAATCTTCCAAAAACTCGGCTCCGGAAGTCAGGAGATCGAAATTTATATTCAAATGTGCTGAACTGTCTTCCATAAGACTCAGATTTTCCAAACGAACGTTTGTTAGTAATTTTGACATAGGCACTTCGATTTGTCCGGTGACGATAAAAACAGAACAATCCATTTGACTTGCTTTGCAATATGCATTACGTCTGGTATAAAACTCCAGCTTTATGCTATGATCACCACACTTTAAAAGCTCCCATCCCTGGACTTCAAATTGAAATTGGATGATTGAATTTGCAGGAATACCTTCCGTAATTTTAAATCGGATCAACCATTCATCTGCCGTTTCTTCTGTGACTAAGCTTGGGCTTCCCAAATTTTGTATGGGTTTAAAACTATTCTCAAGCAAACGCAGGGGTTTAGGGAAACGGATCAGGCAACTGTCATTGAATTGTGAAGTCTGATCCATCTCAAATTCAATTTCTAAGAGGGGATTAATATTTTCGCATGTTTTAGGAATCATAGATTTTACCTGGGCTCTGATTCTTGGGACTTTCGTCACTCCATCAATTTCTATTTCATTGCCAGCTTTGCGGATGGTATTGCTTGAAGAATTACACAGATCCATACCTGTGGCAGTATAAATAAAATAATTGTTGGCTTCTATGTCGCAACTCGTCAGAGCTGTAAATTTAATTTGAATGCTGTTTTCCGGCTGAAATTGAATTCCAGAAAGTCCCTTTATTTGAAGTGGCATAAGTAATTCGCTAAGTTTCCAGACATATGTTTTTCCATTGACCCAAACAGGTAGTGGTAGCGGAATAAAACTGGAACCTGAGGGATATGCAACATAAACGGAATTAGGAATTATCGTAATTCCATTTGGAATCTCAATAAAAAGTTCCGGCTGATAGGCTGTTCCTTTATTGGCGTTGAAAAACTCAAGCATTATTTCTGATAGGGTATCGCAAAGCAATGTAGTTTTTTGTTCCTGCCGGATATCCAGTTCCAATTCTGGTTTGGCAGGTATGACCGGTATGATAATTTGAGTACGCAGGCATGTATCCAATGACATTATAAGGGCTAACGAATCACAAGACCAACTGGAATATATGATCAGGGTATCCTGTTCACAGGATTTTTCAAAGCCACTCATTTTAAAAATGTATGTACTGTCTTTTACAAAAGGACCAAGTAAAATACAA
The genomic region above belongs to Saprospiraceae bacterium and contains:
- the obgE gene encoding GTPase ObgE, with amino-acid sequence MAEQNFVDYVKILFRSGKGGAGFVHFFRSKHNPKGGPDGGNGGRGGHVILKGNSQLWTLLHLKYRKHIYAVPGENGGENNRTGAEGEDMIIEVPLGTVAIDAETGNKEVEITEHGEEQILMPGGRGGMGNTFFKSPTHQAPDYAQPGEEGQEGWKILELKILADVGLVGFPNAGKSTLLSVLSAAKPKIADYAFTTLVPNLGIVAYREGKSFVMADIPGIIEDAHLGKGLGLRFIRHIERNSVLLFMIPCDRENIQKDYSILLNELEQYSPELLDKPRLLAITKMDIVEPEWQDLIKKDLPSDLPVVFISSVQQKGLEELKDMLWTQLNR
- a CDS encoding adenylate kinase; protein product: MIHIILFGPPGSGKGTQAENLIVKYGLAHISTGDLFRSETSQKTELGLKALEYMSKGQLVPDEVTIAMLKRKVESMPDVKGVIYDGFPRTSAQADALDEMLCEKGEEISVLLALEVPEDEIVKRLLHRGLTSGRPDDSNEEVIRKRIQVYYQETAIVYEHYAHFEKSHKIHGVGSIHEIFSRLCAMVDPLI